A genomic stretch from Pseudomonas mendocina includes:
- a CDS encoding transporter substrate-binding domain-containing protein, with protein sequence MLRNLIYALGLMGCVNYSLAAEVNFVTEEFPPFSYSRGAMASGAFPEIVMLVCQHLKWSCSIEVFPWRRALQLAEDGEVDGIFTLIDSPARRASFYLTPMIAVSHYNFYTRRENDFIFTKPDDLKGAKIGVYGPSGTSYILEETLKDVDDIDISLITNNQRLLLMLSAGRFGKKGIVVLNNDVARHLIDHDRLYALRNAGYMASTSYAIGFSRKKVTPEIFTAFNDGLKRLKQSGEVAQILKRYALEEAK encoded by the coding sequence GTGTTGCGAAACCTGATTTATGCATTGGGTCTCATGGGTTGCGTGAACTACTCACTAGCAGCAGAGGTAAACTTTGTCACCGAAGAATTCCCCCCCTTCAGTTACTCTCGGGGGGCTATGGCAAGTGGTGCCTTTCCCGAAATAGTCATGCTGGTCTGCCAGCATTTAAAGTGGAGTTGCTCTATAGAAGTATTTCCCTGGCGGCGGGCACTTCAACTTGCAGAGGATGGTGAAGTTGACGGTATATTCACCCTCATTGACTCCCCGGCACGAAGGGCTTCATTTTACTTAACGCCAATGATCGCCGTCAGTCACTATAACTTTTACACCCGCCGCGAGAATGACTTCATATTCACGAAACCCGATGATTTAAAAGGGGCCAAAATCGGGGTATACGGGCCATCCGGCACGTCATACATACTCGAAGAAACCCTTAAAGACGTAGACGATATTGATATCAGCCTGATCACCAACAACCAGAGATTGTTGCTGATGCTCAGCGCAGGGCGCTTTGGCAAAAAAGGTATCGTGGTATTGAATAATGATGTAGCTCGTCACTTAATCGATCATGATCGACTCTACGCGTTGCGCAATGCCGGCTACATGGCCTCCACCTCCTATGCGATTGGGTTCTCACGGAAAAAGGTCACTCCAGAGATATTTACTGCATTTAATGACGGACTAAAGCGCTTGAAGCAGTCAGGAGAGGTTGCACAAATTCTGAAACGCTATGCATTGGAAGAAGCAAAGTGA
- a CDS encoding tetratricopeptide repeat protein yields MRSLAVPLLLISAALLSACASTPSTEQPTAGNDSPSSSAATVNANLAQLQQQASRGDLESQFQLGNQYFNAQPKKDLKQAEYWWKQAADKGHAMSAVSLAYLYTGRNDQTLSNPAQMLKYLNQSAAGGNPMAQHILGTLYQRGDQGVTQDPGQARRLFQSACQQNYEPSCKALGN; encoded by the coding sequence ATGCGCTCGTTGGCCGTGCCTCTTTTACTCATTTCAGCAGCCTTACTGAGTGCCTGCGCCAGCACACCTTCAACCGAGCAACCGACAGCCGGAAATGATTCGCCCTCATCGTCTGCGGCAACCGTGAATGCCAATTTAGCGCAACTACAGCAACAGGCATCCCGAGGCGACCTCGAAAGCCAATTTCAACTGGGCAATCAATATTTCAACGCCCAACCAAAAAAAGATCTGAAACAAGCCGAATATTGGTGGAAACAAGCAGCGGATAAAGGCCATGCAATGTCTGCTGTCAGCCTCGCCTACCTGTACACGGGTCGCAATGATCAAACGCTCAGTAATCCTGCACAGATGCTGAAGTACCTCAACCAATCAGCTGCAGGCGGCAATCCCATGGCACAGCATATTCTCGGTACGCTGTACCAACGCGGAGATCAGGGCGTTACACAGGACCCTGGCCAGGCAAGACGCTTGTTCCAGAGCGCCTGCCAACAAAACTATGAACCGAGCTGCAAAGCATTAGGCAACTGA
- a CDS encoding L-serine ammonia-lyase, with amino-acid sequence MSLSVFDLFKIGIGPSSSHTVGPMRAAARFVEGLQRENLLASTHSIRAELYGSLGATGKGHGSDKAVLLGLEGDHPDSIDTRTIDARLADIRANKTLKLLGEKTIRFVEKEHLSLIRRPLPYHPNGMIFRAFDEAGLQIRSREYYSVGGGFVVDDEAAGADRIVADQTPLKFPFTTAKQLMEHCHQQQLSISQVMLANEAAWRSEEETRTGLLHIWQVMQDCVSAGCQNEGIMPGGLKVKRRAPALHRQLSKNPEASLRDALSVLDWVNLYALAVNEENASGGRVVTAPTNGAAGIVPAVLHYYTRFIPGANDDGVVRFLLTAAAIGILYKENASISGAEVGCQGEVGVACSMAAGALCEVLGGSVEQVENAAEIGMEHNLGLTCDPIGGLVQVPCIERNAMGSIKAINAARMALRGDGQHFVSLDKVIRTMRQTGADMNNKYKETARGGLAVNIIEC; translated from the coding sequence ATGTCACTCAGTGTGTTTGATCTGTTCAAGATCGGCATCGGCCCATCCAGCTCCCACACCGTTGGCCCGATGCGGGCTGCGGCGCGGTTTGTTGAAGGGCTACAGCGTGAAAACCTGCTGGCCAGTACCCACAGCATCCGTGCCGAGCTGTATGGCTCACTCGGAGCGACGGGCAAAGGCCACGGCAGCGACAAAGCGGTTTTGCTCGGCCTCGAAGGCGACCACCCGGACAGCATTGATACCCGCACGATTGATGCGCGACTGGCAGATATCCGCGCCAACAAGACGCTGAAGCTGCTGGGCGAGAAGACCATCCGCTTTGTGGAAAAAGAACACCTGTCGTTGATTCGTAGGCCCCTGCCCTACCATCCCAACGGCATGATCTTCCGGGCCTTCGATGAGGCCGGCCTGCAAATCCGCAGCCGCGAGTACTACTCGGTAGGTGGCGGTTTTGTGGTGGACGATGAAGCCGCCGGAGCTGACCGTATCGTCGCCGATCAGACGCCCCTAAAATTCCCCTTCACCACGGCCAAGCAGCTGATGGAGCATTGCCACCAGCAGCAGCTTTCCATCAGTCAGGTGATGCTCGCCAATGAAGCTGCCTGGCGCAGTGAAGAGGAAACCCGCACTGGCCTGCTGCATATCTGGCAGGTGATGCAGGATTGCGTCAGCGCAGGCTGCCAGAACGAAGGCATCATGCCCGGCGGGCTCAAAGTGAAACGCCGTGCCCCGGCGCTTCACCGCCAACTCAGCAAGAACCCTGAAGCCAGCCTGCGCGATGCTTTGAGCGTGCTGGACTGGGTCAACCTGTACGCACTGGCAGTCAATGAGGAAAACGCCAGCGGCGGCCGTGTAGTCACTGCTCCGACCAACGGCGCAGCGGGCATCGTCCCGGCGGTGCTGCATTACTACACGCGCTTTATCCCCGGTGCCAATGACGATGGCGTTGTGCGTTTTCTACTCACAGCCGCCGCCATTGGCATTCTCTACAAAGAGAACGCCTCAATTTCTGGTGCAGAAGTCGGCTGCCAAGGCGAAGTCGGCGTGGCCTGTTCCATGGCCGCCGGAGCGCTGTGTGAAGTGCTGGGCGGCAGCGTTGAGCAAGTGGAAAACGCCGCCGAAATCGGCATGGAACACAACCTCGGCCTGACATGCGACCCCATCGGCGGGCTGGTTCAAGTGCCCTGCATCGAACGCAACGCCATGGGCTCAATCAAGGCCATCAATGCTGCACGCATGGCCTTGCGCGGCGATGGCCAGCATTTTGTTTCGCTGGATAAAGTCATCCGCACCATGCGCCAAACCGGTGCCGACATGAACAACAAATACAAGGAAACCGCACGCGGCGGCCTGGCCGTGAACATCATCGAATGCTGA
- the glyA gene encoding serine hydroxymethyltransferase, giving the protein MFSKHDQLQGYDDALLAAINAEEQRQEDHIELIASENYCSQRVMQAQGSGLTNKYAEGYPGKRYYGGCEHVDKVEQLAIERAKQLFGADYANVQPHSGSSANSAVYLALLNAGDTILGMSLAHGGHLTHGAKVSSSGKLYNAVQYGIDEQGLIDYDEVERLAVEHKPKMIVAGFSAYSRTLDFARFRAIADKVGALLFVDMAHVAGLVAAGLYPNPIPFADVVTTTTHKTLRGPRGGLILAKANEEIEKKLNSAVFPGAQGGPLMHVIAGKAVCFKEALEPSFKTYQQQVINNARAMAEVFVGRGYDVVSGGTDNHLMLISLVKQGLTGKAADAALGNAHITVNKNAVPNDPQSPFVTSGIRIGTPAVTTRGFKEGECRELAGWICDILDEIENPEVVERVRGQVADLCKVFPVYAE; this is encoded by the coding sequence ATGTTCAGCAAACACGATCAACTGCAAGGTTACGACGACGCCCTACTCGCGGCGATTAATGCAGAAGAACAGCGTCAGGAAGACCATATCGAGCTGATCGCATCGGAAAACTATTGCAGCCAGCGCGTCATGCAGGCGCAAGGCAGCGGTCTCACCAACAAATACGCCGAAGGCTATCCGGGCAAACGCTATTACGGTGGTTGCGAGCATGTAGATAAAGTCGAGCAGTTAGCCATTGAGCGCGCCAAGCAGCTGTTCGGCGCAGACTACGCCAACGTCCAACCGCATTCCGGCTCTTCCGCTAACAGCGCGGTATATCTGGCCCTGCTGAATGCCGGTGACACAATTCTGGGCATGAGCCTGGCCCATGGCGGGCACCTGACCCACGGCGCCAAAGTGTCCTCCTCCGGCAAGCTGTACAACGCCGTGCAGTACGGCATCGACGAGCAAGGCCTGATCGACTACGACGAAGTCGAGCGTCTGGCGGTTGAGCACAAGCCGAAAATGATCGTCGCCGGTTTCTCCGCCTACTCGCGCACCCTCGACTTTGCCCGCTTCCGCGCGATTGCGGACAAAGTCGGCGCACTGCTGTTTGTCGATATGGCCCACGTGGCTGGTCTGGTCGCAGCAGGCCTGTACCCGAACCCGATTCCGTTCGCCGATGTGGTCACCACCACAACGCACAAAACCCTGCGTGGCCCACGCGGCGGTCTGATCCTCGCCAAGGCCAACGAGGAGATTGAGAAGAAGCTCAACTCAGCCGTATTCCCCGGCGCTCAGGGCGGCCCGCTGATGCACGTGATCGCCGGTAAAGCCGTGTGCTTTAAAGAAGCGCTGGAGCCTTCGTTCAAAACTTATCAGCAACAAGTGATCAACAACGCCCGCGCCATGGCGGAGGTATTTGTCGGCCGTGGCTACGATGTCGTCTCCGGCGGCACCGATAACCACCTGATGCTGATCAGCCTGGTCAAGCAAGGCCTGACCGGTAAAGCGGCCGATGCCGCACTGGGCAACGCCCACATCACCGTGAACAAGAACGCCGTACCGAACGATCCACAATCGCCTTTTGTAACTTCCGGCATCCGCATCGGCACTCCAGCCGTCACCACCCGTGGTTTCAAGGAAGGTGAATGCCGCGAGCTGGCCGGTTGGATCTGCGACATTCTCGATGAAATCGAAAATCCGGAAGTCGTTGAGCGCGTTCGTGGGCAAGTGGCAGACCTTTGCAAGGTTTTCCCGGTCTACGCTGAGTAA
- the gcvP gene encoding aminomethyl-transferring glycine dehydrogenase translates to MTKLNTQNEFVARHIGPREADIAAMLELLGFDSLDGLTDKVIPDSIKGSSVLGSLPGLSEADALAKIKTIASKNKQFKTYIGQGYYGTLTPSPILRNLLENPAWYTAYTPYQPEISQGRLEALLNFQTLISDLTGMEIANASLLDEATAAAEAMTFCKRLSKNKGSNRFFASVHCHPQTLDVLRTRAEPLGIEVVVGDEASISDPAEFFGALLQYPASNGDIFDYRELVERFHAVNALVAVAADLLALTLLTPPGEFGADVALGSAQRFGVPLGFGGPHAAYFATRDAFKRDMPGRLVGMSIDRFGKPALRLAMQTREQHIRREKATSNICTAQVLLANIASMYAVYHGPKGLIEIAERTHALTAILAKGLKALGYSVEQTHFFDTLTVATGAQTAALHAKARAAGINLREIDDQRLGLSLDETTDQAAVEALLNLFADGKTAPKFDELTTGISSQLPQGLKRQSAILEHPVFNRYHSETELMRYLRKLADKDLALDRSMIPLGSCTMKLNAASEMLPITWPEFGNLHPFAPAEQSEGYSQLTSELEAMLCAATGYDGVSLQPNAGSQGEYAGLLAIRAYHLSRGDDQRDICLIPQSAHGTNPATASMAGMRVVVTACDSNGNVDIADLKAKAEEHRERLAALMITYPSTHGVFEEGIREISQIIHDNGGQVYIDGANMNAMVGLCAPGKFGGDVSHLNLHKTFCIPHGGGGPGVGPIGVKEHLIPFLPGHNNMQRKEGAVSAAPFGSASILPITWMYITMMGGEGLKRASQMAILNANYIARRLEEHFPVLYTGSNGLVAHECILDIRPVKDSSGISVDDVAKRLIDFGFHAPTMSFPVAGTLMIEPTESESKEELDRFCDAMIAIRNEIRAVENGTLDANDNPLKNAPHTAQELVGEWTHSYSREQAVYPLASLIEAKYWPPVGRVDNVYGDRNLVCACPPIEAYQD, encoded by the coding sequence ATGACCAAGCTGAATACCCAGAACGAATTTGTCGCCCGCCATATTGGCCCACGCGAAGCTGATATCGCCGCCATGTTGGAGCTGCTGGGCTTCGACAGCCTGGATGGCCTGACCGACAAAGTCATCCCAGACAGCATCAAAGGCAGCAGCGTACTCGGCTCGCTGCCTGGGCTTTCTGAGGCTGATGCACTGGCGAAAATCAAAACCATCGCCAGCAAGAACAAGCAGTTCAAGACCTACATCGGCCAGGGTTACTACGGCACCCTGACGCCCAGCCCGATCCTGCGCAATTTGCTGGAAAACCCGGCTTGGTACACCGCTTACACGCCTTATCAGCCTGAAATTTCTCAGGGTCGCCTTGAAGCCCTGCTGAACTTCCAGACCCTGATCAGCGACCTGACCGGCATGGAAATCGCCAACGCCTCACTGTTGGACGAAGCCACCGCCGCAGCGGAAGCCATGACCTTCTGTAAGCGCCTGTCGAAAAACAAAGGCAGCAATCGCTTCTTCGCTTCCGTGCATTGCCATCCACAAACCCTCGACGTGCTGCGCACCCGCGCCGAACCGCTGGGTATTGAAGTGGTTGTGGGCGATGAAGCCAGTATTAGCGACCCGGCTGAATTCTTCGGCGCGCTGCTGCAATACCCGGCCAGCAATGGCGACATCTTCGATTACCGCGAGTTGGTTGAACGCTTCCACGCAGTGAATGCACTGGTAGCGGTGGCCGCCGACCTGCTGGCCCTGACCCTGCTCACCCCGCCGGGCGAGTTTGGTGCCGACGTAGCCTTGGGCAGCGCCCAGCGCTTTGGTGTGCCGCTGGGCTTTGGTGGCCCGCACGCCGCCTACTTCGCCACCCGCGATGCGTTCAAACGCGATATGCCGGGCCGTCTGGTCGGCATGTCCATTGACCGTTTCGGCAAGCCTGCTCTGCGTCTGGCCATGCAAACCCGCGAACAGCACATCCGCCGCGAGAAGGCCACCAGTAACATCTGTACCGCTCAGGTGCTGCTGGCCAACATCGCCAGCATGTACGCGGTTTACCACGGCCCGAAAGGCCTGATTGAGATTGCCGAGCGCACCCACGCACTGACTGCCATTCTGGCCAAAGGCCTGAAAGCGCTGGGTTACAGTGTCGAGCAAACTCACTTCTTCGATACGCTGACTGTCGCTACCGGTGCTCAGACTGCTGCGCTACATGCCAAAGCCCGCGCTGCCGGGATCAACCTGCGTGAAATCGACGATCAGCGCCTGGGCCTGTCTCTCGATGAAACCACCGATCAAGCCGCAGTTGAAGCGCTGCTCAATCTGTTTGCCGATGGCAAGACCGCTCCTAAATTTGATGAGCTGACCACTGGCATCAGCAGCCAGTTGCCGCAAGGCCTAAAGCGTCAGTCGGCCATTCTTGAGCACCCGGTATTCAACCGCTACCACAGCGAAACCGAACTGATGCGCTACCTGCGCAAACTGGCCGACAAAGACCTGGCGCTGGATCGCAGCATGATTCCGCTGGGCTCCTGCACCATGAAGCTCAACGCCGCCAGTGAAATGCTGCCGATCACCTGGCCTGAATTCGGCAACCTGCACCCGTTCGCACCAGCTGAGCAGAGTGAAGGCTACAGCCAACTGACCAGCGAACTGGAAGCCATGCTCTGCGCGGCAACCGGTTATGACGGCGTATCCCTGCAGCCAAACGCGGGCTCCCAAGGTGAGTACGCGGGTCTGCTGGCCATCCGCGCCTATCACCTGAGCCGCGGCGATGATCAGCGCGACATCTGCCTGATCCCGCAATCGGCCCACGGTACCAACCCGGCAACCGCCAGCATGGCCGGTATGCGTGTTGTGGTAACCGCGTGCGACAGCAACGGCAACGTCGACATCGCTGACCTCAAGGCCAAGGCTGAAGAGCACCGCGAGCGTCTGGCGGCGCTGATGATCACCTACCCGTCCACCCACGGCGTGTTTGAGGAAGGCATCCGCGAGATCAGCCAGATCATCCACGACAACGGCGGCCAGGTGTACATCGACGGTGCCAACATGAACGCCATGGTCGGCCTGTGCGCACCGGGCAAGTTCGGTGGCGACGTATCTCACTTGAACCTGCACAAAACCTTCTGCATCCCCCACGGCGGTGGCGGCCCAGGCGTTGGCCCGATTGGCGTGAAAGAGCACCTGATCCCATTCCTGCCGGGTCACAACAACATGCAGCGCAAAGAAGGTGCGGTCAGTGCAGCACCGTTTGGCAGCGCCAGTATCCTGCCTATCACCTGGATGTACATCACCATGATGGGCGGCGAAGGCCTCAAGCGCGCGTCGCAGATGGCCATCCTCAACGCCAACTACATCGCCCGTCGTCTGGAAGAGCACTTCCCCGTGCTCTACACCGGCAGCAATGGTTTGGTGGCCCACGAGTGCATCCTCGACATCCGCCCAGTTAAAGACTCAAGCGGCATCAGCGTAGACGACGTGGCCAAGCGCCTGATCGACTTCGGCTTCCACGCGCCGACCATGTCATTCCCAGTGGCGGGCACGCTGATGATTGAGCCGACCGAAAGCGAATCCAAAGAAGAACTGGACCGCTTCTGCGACGCCATGATCGCCATCCGCAACGAAATCCGCGCGGTGGAAAACGGCACCCTGGATGCCAACGACAACCCGCTCAAGAACGCGCCGCATACCGCGCAGGAGCTGGTTGGCGAGTGGACCCACAGCTACAGCCGTGAGCAAGCCGTGTACCCGCTTGCCAGCCTGATTGAGGCCAAATACTGGCCACCGGTAGGCCGTGTCGACAACGTGTACGGCGACCGCAATCTGGTCTGTGCCTGCCCGCCTATCGAGGCGTATCAGGACTGA
- a CDS encoding M14-type cytosolic carboxypeptidase: MQISADFDSGNIAVIDTSNPENVLLAIRPDTKSGHFQWFHFKVDELEEGKHYGFSLTNASQSSYPNAWDGYNVVASYDQRSWFRVPSQFAEGALNFELDVQASKVWFAYFEPYSRARHDCLIEDARTLAGAELVATGKSIEGRDIPLLRIKRHSQASRKIWIIAQQHPGEHMAEWFMEGVIERLQSNGDEEMETLLDQAELYLVPNVNPDGAFHGHLRTNMAGRDLNRAWQSATEAETPEVYFIQQQMREIGVDMFLDIHGDEEIAHVFTAGCSGNPTFTPRLAALEEEFGRRLIEHGAEFQTLFGYAPQQFGEANTSLAANSVGMEFDCLSLTIEMPFKDHDDRPNPQTGWSSARSKQLGKDVLSVASAMVDHLRD, translated from the coding sequence ATGCAAATCAGCGCAGATTTTGACAGTGGAAACATTGCGGTTATAGACACCAGTAACCCTGAAAACGTGTTGCTGGCTATTCGTCCAGATACTAAAAGTGGTCATTTTCAGTGGTTCCATTTCAAGGTGGATGAGCTTGAGGAAGGCAAGCATTACGGCTTCAGCCTGACCAATGCCAGCCAGTCCTCTTATCCGAATGCCTGGGATGGCTACAACGTTGTGGCTTCTTATGACCAGCGCAGCTGGTTCAGGGTGCCCAGTCAATTTGCCGAGGGCGCACTTAACTTTGAGTTAGACGTGCAGGCCTCCAAAGTCTGGTTTGCTTATTTCGAGCCTTATAGCAGAGCCCGCCATGACTGTCTGATTGAGGATGCACGCACGTTAGCCGGAGCAGAATTGGTTGCAACGGGTAAGAGTATTGAAGGCCGGGATATTCCTTTATTGAGGATCAAGCGCCATTCGCAGGCGTCGCGGAAAATTTGGATCATCGCTCAACAGCACCCCGGTGAGCACATGGCCGAATGGTTTATGGAGGGGGTGATCGAGCGCCTGCAATCCAACGGCGACGAAGAAATGGAGACGCTGCTCGATCAAGCTGAGCTGTACCTGGTGCCCAACGTAAACCCGGATGGTGCCTTCCACGGTCACCTGCGTACCAATATGGCCGGGCGCGACCTTAACCGTGCGTGGCAATCCGCGACGGAAGCCGAAACGCCAGAGGTGTACTTCATTCAGCAACAGATGCGTGAGATCGGTGTGGATATGTTCCTCGATATCCACGGTGATGAGGAAATTGCCCATGTGTTCACTGCGGGCTGCTCCGGCAACCCGACCTTTACACCGCGTTTAGCCGCGTTGGAGGAGGAGTTCGGGCGTCGTCTGATTGAACACGGTGCCGAGTTTCAGACGTTGTTTGGTTATGCGCCACAACAGTTCGGCGAGGCCAATACCAGCCTTGCAGCTAACTCGGTGGGGATGGAGTTTGATTGCCTGTCGCTGACCATCGAAATGCCGTTCAAGGATCACGATGACCGGCCTAATCCGCAGACAGGCTGGAGCAGCGCACGCTCGAAGCAGCTGGGTAAAGATGTGCTAAGTGTCGCCTCGGCGATGGTTGATCACCTGCGCGACTGA
- the gcvT gene encoding glycine cleavage system aminomethyltransferase GcvT has translation MTSATLAKTPLHALHLELGARMVPFAGYDMPVQYPLGVLKEHLHTREQAGLFDVSHMGQIMLRGPKAAEALEHLVPVDIIDLPVGMQRYAMFTDTNGGILDDLMVANLGNDTLFLVVNAACKDQDLAHLQKHIGDQCEIIDFFESRALLALQGPKAAEVLARLAPEVTKMTFMQFTQVRLLGVDCYVSRSGYTGEDGYEISVPNQQAETLARSLLAEPEVQPIGLGARDSLRLEAGLCLYGHDMSTETTPIEASLLWAISKPRRADGARAGGFPGAKRVFEQQQDGVPSKRVGLLPQERVPVRESSEIVDAEGKVIGKVTSGGFGPTLGAPVAMGYVSNSHSAVDTEVWAIVRGKRVAMKVAKTPFVPQRYYRG, from the coding sequence ATGACCAGCGCAACTCTGGCAAAAACCCCGCTACATGCCCTGCACCTTGAACTGGGCGCACGCATGGTGCCCTTCGCCGGTTACGACATGCCGGTGCAATACCCGCTCGGCGTACTTAAAGAACACCTGCACACCCGCGAGCAAGCCGGCCTGTTTGACGTATCGCACATGGGCCAGATCATGCTGCGTGGGCCGAAAGCGGCCGAAGCACTGGAGCACCTGGTGCCGGTAGACATCATTGACCTGCCAGTCGGCATGCAGCGCTACGCCATGTTCACCGACACCAATGGCGGCATTCTGGATGACCTGATGGTGGCCAATCTGGGCAACGACACCCTGTTCCTGGTGGTCAACGCCGCCTGCAAAGACCAGGACTTGGCCCACCTGCAGAAGCACATCGGCGATCAATGCGAAATCATCGACTTCTTCGAGAGCCGTGCCCTACTCGCTCTGCAAGGTCCCAAAGCCGCTGAAGTGCTAGCCCGCCTGGCGCCGGAAGTGACCAAGATGACCTTTATGCAGTTCACCCAGGTGCGTCTGCTCGGCGTGGATTGCTATGTAAGCCGCTCCGGTTACACCGGCGAAGACGGCTACGAGATTTCCGTACCCAACCAGCAAGCAGAAACCCTCGCCCGCAGCCTCCTGGCTGAACCGGAAGTACAACCGATTGGTCTGGGTGCCCGCGACTCCCTGCGCCTGGAAGCAGGCCTGTGCCTGTATGGGCACGACATGAGCACTGAAACCACACCGATCGAAGCCAGCCTGCTGTGGGCAATCTCCAAGCCACGCCGTGCAGACGGTGCACGCGCTGGCGGCTTCCCCGGCGCCAAACGCGTTTTCGAACAACAGCAGGACGGCGTGCCAAGCAAGCGTGTTGGCTTGCTGCCGCAAGAGCGCGTGCCAGTACGCGAGAGTTCGGAAATCGTCGACGCTGAGGGCAAGGTGATCGGCAAAGTCACCAGCGGGGGCTTTGGTCCTACTTTGGGTGCACCGGTGGCCATGGGCTACGTCAGCAACAGCCACAGTGCCGTTGATACGGAAGTCTGGGCCATCGTGCGGGGCAAACGCGTCGCCATGAAAGTCGCCAAGACACCGTTCGTGCCGCAGCGCTACTACCGCGGCTAA
- the gcvH gene encoding glycine cleavage system protein GcvH, which translates to MSELRFTVEHEWLRQDADGLITVGITDFAQDALGDVVFVQLPEVQSYSQGDEVAVLESVKAASNITMPLDGEVVEINSELEGSPELVNEDSLGKGWFFRFRPSNPAAINDLLDEAGYQNLIKSNG; encoded by the coding sequence ATGAGCGAGTTGCGTTTTACCGTTGAGCACGAATGGCTGCGTCAAGACGCCGATGGTCTGATCACCGTTGGCATCACTGATTTCGCGCAAGACGCTCTGGGTGACGTGGTTTTCGTCCAACTGCCTGAAGTGCAGAGCTACTCTCAAGGCGATGAAGTTGCCGTGCTGGAGTCGGTTAAGGCGGCCAGCAACATCACCATGCCGCTGGATGGCGAAGTGGTTGAGATCAACAGTGAGCTGGAAGGCAGCCCGGAGTTGGTCAATGAAGACTCACTGGGTAAAGGCTGGTTCTTCCGCTTCCGCCCATCTAACCCAGCTGCGATCAATGACCTGCTTGACGAAGCCGGTTACCAAAACCTGATCAAATCCAACGGCTGA